One genomic segment of Chitinophaga parva includes these proteins:
- a CDS encoding riboflavin synthase: MFTGIIETTGTVTHTERQGTNLQLTMETPLAAELKIDQSVSHNGVCLTVTRQDTTTFDVVAIDETLQKTNLGQLKPGSSVNLERAMVFNGRIDGHLVQGHVDGTGTCLSVTEQDGSWIYRIGFPPQFAALIVEKGSICLNGISLTVFNVRADEFTVAIIPYTHEFTNIKHLKAGDTVNLEFDILGKFVARHMELRK, encoded by the coding sequence ATGTTTACAGGAATCATAGAAACAACCGGCACCGTAACACACACCGAACGCCAGGGCACTAACCTACAGCTCACCATGGAAACGCCCCTGGCCGCGGAGCTGAAAATAGACCAGAGCGTGTCCCACAACGGGGTTTGCCTCACCGTAACCCGCCAGGACACCACCACCTTTGATGTAGTAGCCATCGACGAAACCCTCCAGAAAACCAACCTGGGCCAGTTGAAACCCGGTTCCAGTGTGAACCTGGAGCGCGCCATGGTGTTCAACGGCCGCATAGACGGTCACCTGGTACAGGGCCACGTGGACGGCACCGGCACCTGCCTTTCCGTAACTGAACAGGATGGTAGCTGGATCTACCGCATCGGCTTCCCGCCCCAGTTTGCCGCCCTCATCGTGGAAAAGGGCTCTATTTGCCTCAACGGCATCAGTCTCACCGTGTTCAACGTGCGGGCTGATGAATTTACCGTGGCCATCATCCCCTACACCCACGAGTTCACCAATATCAAGCACCTGAAGGCCGGCGATACCGTGAACCTGGAATTTGACATCCTGGGCAAATTTGTAGCCCGCCACATGGAGCTGCGGAAGTAA
- the rpsU gene encoding 30S ribosomal protein S21, which yields MLIIDSKDCENIDKALKKYKKKFEKARVLLQLRTRQSFTKPSVKRRTQVLKAVYRQQIASGKIED from the coding sequence ATGTTAATAATTGATTCAAAGGATTGCGAAAACATTGACAAAGCGCTTAAGAAATACAAAAAGAAATTTGAAAAAGCGCGCGTTTTATTACAACTGAGAACCCGTCAATCGTTTACCAAGCCGTCCGTTAAGCGTCGTACCCAGGTGCTGAAAGCGGTTTACCGTCAGCAGATTGCGAGCGGCAAGATTGAAGATTAA